A single genomic interval of Cupriavidus necator harbors:
- a CDS encoding cytochrome c-type biogenesis protein CcmH encodes MLGGLLANAIGAEPAQADAEQALQARVTRLAVDLRCVVCQNQSLADSNASLAIDLRSEIAGMLRDGKSERDVTEFMVQRYGDFVLYSPPLQPTTWLLWLGPFLLMLVGMVVLYRHAAGSRARERAGKAGGSEEGSI; translated from the coding sequence TTGCTGGGCGGTCTGCTGGCCAATGCAATCGGCGCCGAGCCGGCACAGGCCGATGCCGAGCAGGCTCTGCAGGCCCGGGTCACGAGGCTGGCCGTCGACCTGCGTTGCGTGGTATGCCAGAACCAGTCGCTTGCCGATTCCAATGCCAGCCTGGCGATTGACTTGCGCAGCGAGATTGCCGGCATGCTGCGCGATGGGAAAAGCGAGCGCGATGTGACCGAGTTCATGGTGCAGCGCTACGGCGATTTCGTGCTGTACAGCCCGCCGCTGCAGCCCACCACCTGGCTCCTGTGGCTTGGCCCGTTCCTGCTCATGTTGGTGGGAATGGTGGTGCTCTACCGGCATGCTGCCGGATCGCGGGCACGCGAGCGGGCGGGTAAGGCTGGCGGCAGCGAGGAGGGAAGCATATGA
- the ccmD gene encoding heme exporter protein CcmD yields MGGQGAFVWGAYGVTALLFAVEVLLVLRCGVSTRRTLADAHPAAPGMRLQEQRGTQ; encoded by the coding sequence ATGGGTGGCCAAGGCGCTTTCGTCTGGGGCGCATACGGCGTGACGGCGCTGCTGTTCGCTGTCGAAGTCCTGCTGGTACTGCGCTGCGGCGTGTCGACTCGGCGCACGCTGGCAGATGCGCACCCCGCCGCGCCCGGCATGCGGCTGCAAGAGCAACGGGGTACGCAATGA
- a CDS encoding helix-turn-helix transcriptional regulator yields MSIEIGKDITAFADQLLDAVFLVDTGGRIQYVSAACEGIFGYTPKDMAGEFIIDLVMPADRDRTIIEAKQVMSGKKRIGFENRYRHKDGSAVHIMWSAGWLQSERLRVGVARDVTALKKESILDLGLALSSVPLAPHEQKVLRLLLTDASEKQIAQRLGLAVSTTHSYVTGIFRKFGVRGRAGLMSLWLENLTRD; encoded by the coding sequence ATGAGTATCGAGATCGGAAAAGACATCACTGCGTTTGCCGACCAACTGCTGGACGCCGTATTCCTGGTCGACACAGGCGGCCGCATCCAGTATGTCAGCGCCGCGTGCGAGGGCATTTTTGGCTATACGCCGAAGGATATGGCGGGCGAGTTCATCATCGATCTGGTCATGCCCGCCGACCGGGACCGGACCATTATCGAGGCCAAGCAGGTGATGTCGGGAAAGAAGCGGATCGGTTTTGAAAACCGCTATCGCCACAAGGACGGCAGTGCCGTCCATATCATGTGGTCCGCCGGATGGCTCCAGTCGGAACGGTTGCGCGTCGGGGTTGCCCGCGATGTCACTGCGCTGAAGAAGGAGAGCATTCTTGACCTTGGGCTGGCGCTTTCTTCCGTTCCGTTGGCGCCCCACGAGCAGAAGGTCTTGCGGCTGCTGTTGACCGACGCATCGGAAAAGCAGATTGCCCAGCGCCTCGGCCTGGCCGTTTCAACGACCCATTCCTATGTGACCGGCATTTTCCGGAAATTCGGCGTCAGGGGCCGGGCGGGGTTGATGAGCCTGTGGCTGGA
- a CDS encoding tetratricopeptide repeat protein encodes MTSAQVFWGFATALTIGALLTVLQPMVAGIAVAKGRARRVQFLAGLAITLVALAGYLAVGRPDLIGPESGSGSGATPRETSIPHLIKRLEAHLQQWPDDADAALLLARSYYAAARFAEAVPAFERAFVLKAPAAPQLADYADARTAQNGGTFDAQAQKAVERALALDAQHVKSLWLAGSFAFNDRRPADAIVYWTRLAPLLPADSEELRRLQANIAGARAQVGTGSAVAGNKKQLSGTVAIAPELQASVGSTDTLYVFARGLQGPPMPLAVFKAVPGRWPVAFSLDESMAVMGGARLSERESAMVVARISRSGQAIGQPGDLESGAVQVKVGAAGIQLLIDTVRK; translated from the coding sequence ATGACATCGGCGCAGGTATTCTGGGGATTCGCCACCGCCCTGACCATTGGTGCGCTGCTGACCGTATTGCAGCCAATGGTGGCAGGTATCGCCGTTGCGAAAGGCCGGGCGCGCCGGGTTCAGTTCCTGGCCGGGCTAGCTATCACGCTGGTGGCCCTGGCAGGGTATCTTGCTGTCGGCCGGCCGGACCTGATCGGGCCGGAATCTGGCAGCGGGTCAGGAGCAACGCCGCGGGAAACGTCGATTCCGCATCTGATCAAGCGTCTTGAGGCGCATCTGCAGCAATGGCCTGACGATGCCGATGCCGCACTGTTGCTCGCGCGCTCATACTATGCCGCAGCCCGTTTCGCCGAGGCGGTGCCGGCGTTCGAGCGCGCATTCGTGCTGAAGGCACCCGCGGCACCGCAGCTTGCCGATTATGCCGATGCGCGTACTGCGCAAAATGGGGGCACTTTTGATGCGCAGGCACAGAAGGCTGTTGAACGCGCGCTGGCACTTGATGCGCAGCATGTGAAGTCGCTGTGGCTGGCGGGCAGCTTTGCCTTCAATGACCGGCGCCCTGCCGACGCGATTGTTTACTGGACGCGCCTGGCGCCATTGCTGCCAGCCGATTCCGAAGAGCTACGCCGTCTGCAGGCCAACATTGCCGGAGCGCGTGCGCAGGTGGGGACCGGTTCGGCTGTTGCGGGCAACAAGAAGCAGCTTTCCGGCACCGTAGCAATTGCCCCCGAATTGCAGGCGTCTGTTGGCAGTACCGACACGCTCTACGTATTCGCACGCGGGCTGCAAGGGCCGCCGATGCCGCTGGCTGTCTTCAAGGCAGTGCCTGGACGCTGGCCGGTGGCGTTTTCGCTGGACGAGAGCATGGCGGTGATGGGCGGTGCGCGCCTGAGTGAGCGGGAAAGCGCGATGGTTGTCGCACGAATCTCACGTTCCGGCCAGGCGATCGGCCAGCCAGGCGACCTGGAAAGCGGGGCGGTACAGGTGAAGGTGGGCGCTGCTGGCATCCAGCTGTTGATTGATACGGTAAGGAAATGA
- the pyk gene encoding pyruvate kinase, whose translation MRRLRNAKIVATLGPASSTPELIDALFEAGADVFRLNFSHGTHEDHRQRFEAIRAVERKRGRPIGVLLDLQGPKLRIGTFADGPVQLAAGAGFRLDLDSAAPGSASRVCLPHPEIFAALSEGVELLLDDGKIRLRVEQCGAGFAETTVVNGGTLSDRKGVNVPDAVLPLSAMTEKDRRDLDFGLALGADWIALSFVQRPEDIREIKAIVNGRAGIVAKLEKPAAIQSLDLIVAEADAIMVARGDLGVEMPAEQVPSLQKQIVRACRKAGKPVIVATQMLESMIAAPVPTRAEASDVATAIYDGADAVMLSAESASGRYPVEAVRMMNSIISRTESDPLYRDAIEASHTPPRADAADAIGYAVRHIVGLLRVPATVAYTSSGYSALRMARERPQVPILGMTPRMATARRLTLTWGVHAVLCHEVLDVPEMTDLASRTVLAEGFGEAGQSVVISAGLPFLVAGTTNLLRIAQIQ comes from the coding sequence ATGAGACGCCTTCGCAACGCCAAGATCGTGGCCACGCTGGGCCCCGCGAGTAGCACCCCCGAGCTCATCGACGCGCTGTTCGAGGCCGGTGCCGATGTCTTCCGGCTCAACTTCAGCCACGGCACCCACGAAGACCACCGGCAACGGTTCGAAGCGATCCGCGCCGTGGAGCGCAAGCGAGGCCGCCCCATCGGTGTGCTGCTCGACCTGCAGGGTCCGAAGCTGCGCATCGGCACCTTCGCCGACGGGCCAGTGCAACTGGCCGCGGGAGCCGGCTTCCGGCTGGACCTGGACAGCGCGGCGCCCGGCTCGGCCAGCAGGGTCTGCCTGCCGCACCCGGAGATCTTCGCCGCGCTGAGCGAAGGCGTCGAGCTGCTGCTGGACGACGGCAAGATCCGGTTGCGCGTCGAGCAGTGCGGCGCCGGCTTCGCCGAGACCACGGTCGTCAACGGCGGTACGCTCTCGGACCGAAAAGGGGTGAACGTGCCTGATGCGGTGCTGCCGCTGTCGGCCATGACCGAAAAAGACCGGCGCGACCTCGACTTCGGTCTGGCCCTGGGGGCGGACTGGATCGCGCTGTCCTTCGTGCAGCGGCCCGAAGACATCCGGGAGATCAAGGCAATTGTCAACGGCCGCGCCGGCATCGTGGCCAAGCTGGAGAAGCCCGCCGCCATCCAGAGCCTGGATCTGATCGTCGCCGAGGCCGATGCCATCATGGTGGCGCGCGGCGACCTGGGCGTGGAGATGCCGGCCGAGCAGGTGCCCTCGCTGCAGAAGCAGATCGTCCGCGCATGCCGCAAGGCCGGCAAGCCGGTCATCGTTGCCACGCAAATGCTCGAATCGATGATTGCCGCCCCGGTGCCCACCCGCGCGGAAGCGTCAGACGTGGCGACGGCGATCTACGACGGTGCCGACGCGGTCATGCTGTCGGCCGAGTCGGCTTCGGGCCGGTATCCGGTGGAGGCGGTGCGAATGATGAACAGCATTATCTCCCGCACGGAATCCGACCCGCTGTACCGCGACGCCATCGAGGCATCCCACACGCCGCCGCGCGCGGACGCGGCTGATGCCATCGGTTATGCGGTGCGGCATATCGTGGGCTTGCTCAGGGTGCCGGCGACGGTCGCCTATACCAGCTCGGGCTATTCGGCGCTGCGTATGGCGCGCGAGCGGCCGCAGGTGCCCATTCTCGGCATGACACCGCGCATGGCGACGGCGAGGCGGCTGACGCTCACCTGGGGCGTGCATGCGGTGCTCTGCCACGAGGTGCTGGATGTGCCGGAGATGACCGATCTGGCCAGCCGCACTGTGCTGGCGGAGGGCTTCGGGGAAGCCGGACAGTCCGTCGTCATCTCCGCGGGGCTGCCGTTCCTGGTGGCGGGAACCACCAACCTGCTGCGGATTGCGCAGATCCAATGA
- the ccmE gene encoding cytochrome c maturation protein CcmE, which translates to MRMLNKARGRRLLMIAVGLLLLWTAAALILNAFRSNMVFFFSPSQLAAGEGPRDKAFRLGGMVERGSLRRAPDGLGASFILTDTVNRVQVVYRGMLPDLFGEGQGAIAFGRMGGNGIFAAEEVLAKHDEVYMPPEVAASLKLAEAAQKGGAR; encoded by the coding sequence ATGAGGATGCTCAACAAGGCGCGCGGGCGACGCCTGCTCATGATCGCCGTGGGATTGCTGTTGCTTTGGACGGCTGCCGCATTGATCCTGAATGCCTTCCGCAGCAATATGGTGTTCTTCTTCTCGCCAAGCCAGCTCGCGGCAGGGGAGGGCCCGCGCGACAAGGCCTTCCGCCTTGGCGGCATGGTCGAGCGCGGCAGCCTGCGGCGCGCCCCGGATGGGCTGGGGGCGTCCTTCATACTGACCGATACGGTCAACCGGGTGCAGGTGGTCTACCGCGGCATGCTGCCCGATTTGTTTGGCGAAGGGCAGGGTGCCATTGCGTTCGGCCGCATGGGTGGCAACGGCATCTTCGCGGCCGAGGAGGTGCTGGCCAAGCATGATGAAGTGTACATGCCGCCGGAGGTCGCCGCTTCGCTCAAGCTCGCCGAAGCGGCGCAGAAAGGTGGGGCCAGATGA
- a CDS encoding heme lyase CcmF/NrfE family subunit, whose product MIPELGQWCLALALALALSQAALPLLGAVRGVDGWMRTAHAAARMQFLFLSLAFVFLSAALLGNDFSVRYVANHSNSSLPAIYRFAAAWGGHEGSLLLWSLLLAAWSALVSWRSDSLPLMFSSRVLAVLGIVSSGFLCFMLFTSNPFERLWPAPPDGGDLNPLLQDIGLVIHPPMLYIGYVGLAVPFAFSVASLLTGRIDSLWARWCRPWTIGAWLFLTLGIALGSAWAYYELGWGGWWFWDPVENASFMPWLLATALMHSLAVTEKRGIFAGWTLLLAIAAFGLSLLGAFLVRSGVLTSVHAFAADPGRGVFLLSLFAFIVGGALCLYAWRMGRVRSSSAFAPFSREGVLMLNNLFLAVATASVLLGTVYPLALDSLGLAKISVGAPYFEAVFVPLVVPMLFLMGVGPLMRWKHASLPDLKRRLKWALAAALAFGLVTPWLLGTSSIGISLGLALAGWITCALVATAAESVRDRRGAGALRSLAARPLSFHGMLIAHLGIAVCIVGVTMVGGYAGERTVSMSVGDSLEFRDYRFRFDSVETLARDNYQARRASITVTRDGQLVTLLRPEKRFYPVQRKVMTEAAIDPGLTRDLYVSLGEALPDGSWTLRLYHKPFISWIWSGCLLMAFGGLLALGDRRYRARIAPAATPLNLGVE is encoded by the coding sequence ATGATTCCCGAACTCGGTCAATGGTGCCTGGCGCTTGCGCTCGCGCTGGCGCTGTCGCAAGCGGCGCTGCCGCTCCTGGGGGCGGTGCGCGGCGTCGATGGCTGGATGCGCACCGCACATGCCGCAGCACGCATGCAGTTCCTGTTTCTCTCGCTGGCCTTTGTTTTCCTGTCGGCGGCGCTGCTGGGGAACGATTTTTCGGTGCGCTATGTCGCAAACCACTCAAACAGCAGCCTGCCGGCGATCTATCGCTTTGCCGCCGCCTGGGGCGGCCATGAGGGATCGTTGCTGCTTTGGTCACTACTGCTGGCAGCCTGGTCGGCCCTGGTGAGCTGGCGCAGCGACAGCCTGCCGCTGATGTTCTCGTCACGCGTGCTGGCCGTCCTGGGCATCGTGTCGAGCGGCTTCCTTTGCTTCATGCTGTTCACCTCGAATCCTTTCGAGCGCCTGTGGCCGGCGCCCCCGGACGGCGGTGACCTCAACCCACTGTTGCAGGACATCGGGCTGGTGATCCACCCGCCGATGCTGTATATCGGCTATGTCGGACTGGCGGTGCCCTTCGCGTTCTCGGTGGCCTCCCTTCTGACCGGGCGCATCGATTCACTCTGGGCACGCTGGTGCCGGCCATGGACCATCGGCGCCTGGCTGTTCCTGACACTCGGCATCGCCCTTGGCAGTGCCTGGGCCTACTACGAACTGGGTTGGGGCGGCTGGTGGTTCTGGGATCCGGTCGAGAATGCTTCCTTCATGCCATGGCTGCTTGCCACCGCGCTCATGCATTCGCTGGCGGTCACGGAAAAGCGGGGCATATTCGCCGGCTGGACCCTGTTGCTGGCGATCGCCGCCTTTGGCCTGAGTTTGCTGGGCGCCTTTCTGGTGCGCTCCGGCGTGCTGACCTCCGTGCATGCCTTTGCCGCGGATCCGGGGCGCGGCGTGTTCCTGCTGTCATTGTTCGCATTCATCGTCGGCGGCGCACTCTGTTTGTACGCGTGGCGCATGGGGCGCGTGCGGAGCAGTTCGGCGTTCGCGCCGTTCTCGCGCGAGGGGGTGCTGATGCTGAACAATCTGTTCCTGGCCGTAGCAACCGCGTCTGTTTTGCTGGGCACAGTCTATCCGCTGGCGCTCGATAGCCTGGGCCTGGCGAAGATATCAGTCGGTGCGCCGTATTTCGAGGCGGTGTTTGTGCCGCTGGTCGTGCCAATGCTGTTTCTGATGGGCGTGGGCCCGCTGATGCGCTGGAAGCATGCTTCGCTGCCGGATCTGAAGCGTCGGCTGAAATGGGCGCTGGCCGCGGCGCTTGCCTTTGGCCTGGTCACGCCCTGGCTGCTAGGCACATCGAGCATCGGCATCAGCCTCGGCCTGGCCCTGGCCGGCTGGATCACCTGTGCTCTGGTCGCGACCGCGGCCGAGAGCGTGCGCGACCGGCGCGGGGCAGGAGCGTTGCGCAGTCTGGCCGCCCGTCCGCTGTCGTTCCACGGCATGTTGATCGCGCACCTTGGCATTGCAGTGTGCATTGTCGGGGTCACCATGGTCGGCGGCTATGCAGGCGAACGCACGGTGAGCATGTCGGTCGGCGACTCGCTCGAGTTCCGCGACTACCGCTTCCGCTTCGACTCGGTGGAAACACTGGCGCGCGACAACTACCAGGCCCGGCGCGCGAGCATTACGGTGACGCGAGACGGCCAGCTGGTGACATTGCTGCGGCCAGAGAAGCGCTTCTATCCGGTTCAGCGCAAGGTGATGACCGAGGCGGCGATCGATCCCGGCCTGACGCGTGACCTCTATGTATCGCTTGGCGAAGCGTTGCCCGACGGTAGCTGGACTTTGCGGCTTTACCACAAGCCGTTCATAAGCTGGATCTGGTCCGGCTGCCTGCTGATGGCATTTGGCGGCTTGCTTGCGCTCGGCGACCGCCGCTATCGGGCGCGCATCGCGCCGGCCGCCACGCCGCTGAACCTGGGGGTGGAGTGA
- the apbC gene encoding iron-sulfur cluster carrier protein ApbC, protein MSVSTEQVTEALRTVIDPNTGKDLVSTRSARNIRVDGGDVSLEVELGYPAKSQFDPIRELVVAAVRQVPGVSNVSVAVTMKIVAHAVQRGVKLLPGVKNVIAVASGKGGVGKSTTAVNLALALAAEGARVGMLDADIYGPSLPMMLGIDGRPESADGQTMEPLEGHGLQANSIGFLIEQDNPMVWRGPMVTSALEQLLRQTNWHDLDYLIVDMPPGTGDVQLTLSQKVPVTGAVIVTTPQDIALLDARKGLKMFEKVGIPILGIVENMAVYCCPNCGHVEHIFGHGGGEKMCADYGVDLLGSLPLNLQIREQADSGRPTVVAEPDSPVAGMYRAIARKVAIKVADKARDMTSKFPSIVVQNT, encoded by the coding sequence TTGAGCGTCAGCACTGAGCAGGTCACCGAAGCCCTGCGCACCGTCATCGACCCCAATACGGGCAAGGACCTGGTGTCCACCCGCTCGGCCAGGAACATCCGCGTCGACGGCGGCGATGTCTCGCTGGAAGTCGAACTCGGCTACCCCGCGAAGAGCCAGTTCGATCCGATCCGCGAGCTGGTGGTTGCTGCGGTGCGGCAAGTGCCGGGCGTGAGCAACGTCAGCGTGGCCGTGACCATGAAGATCGTCGCGCACGCGGTGCAGCGCGGGGTCAAGCTGCTGCCGGGCGTGAAGAACGTGATTGCGGTGGCGTCGGGCAAGGGCGGGGTGGGCAAGTCCACCACGGCTGTGAACCTGGCGCTGGCGCTGGCGGCGGAAGGCGCGCGCGTCGGCATGCTCGACGCAGACATTTATGGGCCGAGCCTGCCGATGATGCTGGGCATCGACGGCCGCCCGGAATCCGCCGACGGCCAGACCATGGAGCCGCTGGAAGGGCACGGTCTGCAGGCCAACTCGATCGGCTTCCTGATCGAGCAGGACAACCCGATGGTATGGCGCGGCCCGATGGTCACCTCGGCGCTGGAGCAGCTGCTGCGCCAGACCAACTGGCACGACCTGGACTACCTGATCGTCGACATGCCGCCGGGCACCGGCGACGTCCAGCTGACGCTGTCGCAGAAGGTGCCGGTCACCGGCGCGGTGATCGTCACCACGCCTCAGGATATCGCGCTGCTGGATGCCAGGAAGGGCCTGAAGATGTTCGAGAAGGTGGGCATTCCCATCCTGGGCATCGTCGAGAACATGGCGGTCTACTGCTGCCCGAACTGCGGCCATGTCGAGCATATCTTCGGCCACGGCGGCGGCGAGAAGATGTGCGCCGACTACGGCGTCGACCTGCTGGGCAGCCTGCCGCTGAACCTGCAGATCCGCGAGCAGGCCGACTCCGGCCGCCCGACCGTGGTGGCCGAGCCCGACAGCCCGGTGGCCGGGATGTACCGCGCCATCGCGCGCAAGGTGGCGATCAAGGTCGCCGACAAGGCGCGCGACATGACCAGCAAGTTCCCGAGCATCGTCGTGCAGAACACCTGA
- a CDS encoding DsbE family thiol:disulfide interchange protein, with translation MRRFVPAAIFIMLLLLLGLGLAPRPSSPPSPLIGKSAPAFRLPLLDAPQQTVAPADLCGQVWVLNVWASWCGACREEHPKLMELARLTRVPIYGLDYKDGRDEAGAWLARHGNPYRASLFDADGRVGIDYGVYGVPETFVIDRRGVIRHKHVGPLTEEVVRKELLPMLAALENEPDVALASRGKGG, from the coding sequence ATGCGACGGTTTGTTCCTGCTGCGATCTTCATCATGCTCTTGCTGCTGCTCGGCCTCGGGCTTGCGCCGAGACCAAGCAGTCCGCCATCCCCCCTGATCGGCAAGAGCGCGCCGGCTTTCAGGCTGCCCTTGCTGGACGCGCCTCAGCAAACTGTGGCGCCTGCCGATCTGTGCGGACAGGTCTGGGTGCTGAACGTCTGGGCATCGTGGTGCGGCGCCTGCCGCGAGGAGCATCCGAAGCTGATGGAGCTGGCGCGCCTTACCCGGGTGCCCATCTATGGGCTGGATTACAAGGATGGGCGCGACGAGGCCGGTGCCTGGCTTGCGCGGCACGGCAACCCTTATCGCGCCAGTCTGTTCGATGCCGATGGCCGGGTCGGCATCGACTACGGCGTGTACGGTGTTCCGGAAACCTTCGTGATTGACCGTCGCGGCGTGATACGCCACAAGCATGTCGGTCCGCTGACCGAGGAGGTGGTGCGCAAAGAACTGTTGCCGATGTTGGCGGCGCTCGAGAACGAGCCGGACGTAGCACTGGCAAGCAGGGGAAAAGGGGGCTGA